In Streptomyces alboniger, the following are encoded in one genomic region:
- a CDS encoding D-alanyl-D-alanine carboxypeptidase family protein: MNTGIKGVRRVSAVTITASAILAGGALTTPAHAAAPPKPSIAAKGGYVMNNGTGKSLFTKSADTRRSTGSTTKIMTARVVLGQRNLNLDSKVTVQKAYSDYIVANNYASSARLIVGDKVTVRQLLYGLMLPSGCDAAYALADKFGKGSTRSARVKNFIGQMNSTARSLGLTNTHFDSFDGIGHGQNYSTPRDLTKLASNAMKYSTFRTVVKTKETKQKVTTRSGGYRYMPWKNTNPLLGSYRGAIGVKTGSGPEAKFCLVFAATRNGKTLVGTVLTSTSAANRAADAKKMLDYGFKVA; the protein is encoded by the coding sequence TTGAATACCGGCATTAAGGGCGTACGTCGCGTATCAGCCGTTACCATCACCGCGAGCGCGATACTGGCCGGCGGCGCCCTCACCACCCCGGCCCACGCGGCCGCACCGCCGAAGCCGTCCATCGCCGCCAAGGGCGGCTATGTGATGAACAACGGCACGGGCAAGAGCCTGTTCACCAAGTCCGCCGACACCCGCCGGTCCACAGGGTCCACGACGAAGATCATGACGGCGCGCGTGGTCCTCGGCCAGCGGAACCTCAACCTGGATTCCAAGGTCACGGTCCAGAAGGCGTACAGCGACTACATCGTCGCCAACAACTACGCCTCCTCCGCCCGCCTGATCGTCGGCGACAAGGTCACCGTCCGCCAGCTGCTGTACGGGCTGATGCTGCCCTCCGGCTGCGACGCCGCGTACGCACTCGCGGACAAGTTCGGCAAGGGCTCGACCCGTTCGGCCCGCGTGAAGAACTTCATCGGCCAGATGAACTCCACCGCCAGGTCCCTCGGCCTGACGAACACGCACTTCGACTCGTTCGACGGCATCGGGCACGGCCAGAACTACTCGACGCCGCGGGACCTGACGAAGCTCGCCAGCAACGCGATGAAGTACTCCACGTTCCGCACGGTCGTGAAGACGAAGGAGACCAAGCAGAAGGTCACCACGCGGTCCGGTGGCTACCGCTACATGCCGTGGAAGAACACCAACCCCCTCCTCGGCTCCTACCGCGGAGCGATCGGTGTGAAGACGGGCTCCGGCCCCGAGGCGAAGTTCTGCCTCGTCTTCGCCGCGACCCGTAACGGCAAGACGCTCGTCGGCACGGTCCTGACCTCCACCTCGGCGGCCAACCGCGCCGCGGACGCCAAGAAGATGCTGGACTACGGCTTCAAGGTCGCCTGA
- a CDS encoding dihydrolipoamide acetyltransferase family protein yields the protein MTTMTDTALAEFKMPDVGEGLTEAEILKWYVAPGDTVTDGQVVCEVETAKAAVELPIPFNGVVSELRFPEGTTVDVGQVIISVDVSGGAGAGASTAPEPVTEPEPAEPQGRQPVLVGYGVAESSTKRRARRAESVDAPVAAPEPAAQGQGGLNGHGVRPLAKPPVRKLAKDLGVDLATVTPSGPDGIITREDVHAAVAPAAAEPAPQAPQAVEAPAPVAASAPAAGADARETRVPVKGVRKATAQAMVGSAFTAPHVTEFVTVDVTRTMKLVEELKQDRAFEGLRVNPLLLISKALLVAIKRNPEVNAAWDEANQEIVQKHYVNLGIAAATPRGLIVPNIKDAHAKTLPELAEALGELVTTARAGKTSPGAMQGGTVTITNVGVFGVDTGTPILNPGESAILAVGSIKLQPWVHKGKVKPRQVTTLALSFDHRLVDGELGSKVLADVAAILERPKRLLTWA from the coding sequence GTGACGACGATGACAGACACCGCTCTTGCCGAGTTCAAGATGCCCGACGTGGGCGAAGGGCTCACCGAGGCCGAGATCCTCAAGTGGTACGTGGCGCCCGGTGACACCGTCACAGACGGGCAGGTCGTGTGCGAGGTCGAGACGGCCAAGGCCGCGGTCGAACTCCCCATTCCGTTCAACGGCGTCGTGAGTGAGCTGCGCTTCCCCGAGGGCACCACGGTCGACGTCGGCCAGGTGATCATCTCGGTGGACGTGTCGGGTGGGGCGGGTGCTGGTGCCTCGACGGCGCCCGAGCCGGTGACCGAGCCCGAGCCCGCCGAGCCGCAGGGGCGCCAGCCCGTGCTCGTGGGGTACGGGGTCGCCGAGTCCTCGACGAAGCGCCGGGCTCGGAGGGCCGAATCGGTGGACGCCCCTGTCGCGGCGCCGGAGCCGGCGGCACAGGGGCAGGGCGGGCTCAACGGCCACGGCGTCCGGCCGCTCGCCAAGCCGCCCGTCCGCAAGCTCGCCAAGGACCTCGGCGTGGACCTCGCGACGGTCACCCCGTCCGGGCCCGACGGGATCATCACGCGTGAGGACGTGCACGCGGCGGTGGCCCCGGCCGCCGCCGAGCCCGCGCCACAGGCGCCTCAGGCGGTGGAGGCACCCGCTCCGGTGGCCGCGTCCGCTCCCGCGGCCGGCGCGGATGCCAGGGAGACCCGCGTCCCCGTCAAGGGCGTCCGGAAGGCGACCGCGCAGGCGATGGTCGGCTCGGCGTTCACCGCGCCGCACGTCACCGAGTTCGTGACGGTCGACGTGACGCGGACGATGAAGCTGGTCGAGGAGTTGAAGCAGGACAGGGCTTTCGAGGGGCTGCGGGTCAATCCGCTGCTGCTCATCTCCAAGGCCCTGCTGGTCGCGATCAAGCGGAATCCCGAGGTCAACGCCGCCTGGGACGAGGCGAATCAGGAGATCGTCCAGAAGCACTATGTGAACCTCGGCATCGCCGCGGCCACCCCGCGCGGTCTGATCGTGCCGAACATCAAGGACGCGCACGCCAAGACCCTGCCCGAACTGGCCGAGGCACTCGGCGAGTTGGTGACCACGGCCCGCGCGGGCAAGACGTCGCCCGGCGCCATGCAGGGCGGCACGGTCACGATCACGAACGTCGGCGTCTTCGGCGTCGACACGGGCACGCCGATCCTGAACCCCGGCGAGTCCGCGATCCTCGCGGTCGGATCGATCAAGCTTCAGCCGTGGGTCCACAAGGGCAAGGTCAAGCCGCGCCAGGTGACGACGCTCGCGCTCTCCTTCGACCACCGCCTGGTGGACGGGGAGCTGGGCTCCAAGGTGCTCGCCGACGTGGCGGCCATTCTGGAGCGGCCGAAGCGGTTGCTGACCTGGGCGTAA
- a CDS encoding MFS transporter yields MGGRKAVIVWSIGVAVYFVAVIFRTSLGVAGLDAADRFHVNASALSTFSILQLLVYAGMQIPVGLMVDRLGTKKVLTIGVVLFTVGQLGFAFSPSYAMALASRALLGCGDALTFISVLRLGTRWFPARRGPLVAQLAGLVGMAGNLVSTLVLARLLHSVGWTAAFAGSALCGVVVLVLMTLFLKDHPEGHEPEPAGRAGVAFVREQIALSWREPGTRLGMWVHFTTQFPAMVFLLLWGLPFLVEAQGLSRATAGELLTLVVLSNMVVGLVYGQLVARHHAARLPLALGTIGATAAAWAATLAFPGEHAPMWLLVVLCAVLGACGPASMIGFDFARPANPPERQGTASGITNMGGFVASMTTLLAIGLLLDATGQNYRVAFSAVFVLEAVGLCQILRLGSRAVRRERERLVASRVEAVHVPA; encoded by the coding sequence ATTGGCGGCAGGAAGGCCGTGATCGTCTGGTCCATCGGGGTCGCCGTCTATTTCGTCGCCGTCATTTTCCGGACCTCTCTCGGTGTCGCCGGGCTCGACGCCGCCGACCGGTTTCACGTCAACGCGTCCGCCCTTTCGACTTTCTCCATACTCCAGTTGCTCGTGTACGCGGGGATGCAGATACCCGTCGGCCTGATGGTCGACCGGCTCGGCACCAAGAAGGTGCTGACCATCGGCGTCGTGCTGTTCACGGTCGGACAGCTCGGCTTCGCCTTCTCACCCTCGTACGCGATGGCGCTCGCCTCCCGCGCCCTGCTCGGCTGCGGGGACGCGCTGACCTTCATCAGCGTGCTGCGGCTCGGCACCCGCTGGTTCCCGGCCCGGCGCGGCCCGCTCGTCGCCCAGCTCGCGGGGCTCGTCGGCATGGCGGGCAACCTCGTCTCCACCCTCGTCCTGGCCCGGCTGCTGCACTCCGTCGGCTGGACCGCCGCCTTCGCGGGCAGCGCGCTGTGCGGTGTCGTCGTCCTCGTCCTGATGACGCTCTTCCTGAAGGACCACCCGGAGGGCCATGAACCGGAGCCGGCCGGCCGCGCCGGCGTGGCCTTCGTCCGCGAGCAGATCGCCCTGTCCTGGCGGGAGCCCGGCACCCGGCTCGGGATGTGGGTGCACTTCACCACGCAGTTCCCCGCGATGGTGTTCCTGCTGCTGTGGGGCCTGCCGTTCCTCGTCGAGGCGCAGGGCCTGTCCCGGGCGACCGCGGGTGAGCTGCTGACGCTCGTCGTGCTGTCCAACATGGTCGTCGGCCTGGTCTACGGCCAGCTCGTCGCCCGGCACCACGCCGCGCGCCTCCCGCTGGCGCTCGGCACGATCGGGGCGACGGCCGCGGCCTGGGCGGCCACGCTCGCCTTCCCCGGGGAGCACGCCCCGATGTGGCTGCTGGTCGTCCTGTGCGCCGTGCTCGGCGCCTGCGGGCCCGCCTCGATGATCGGCTTCGACTTCGCGCGGCCCGCCAACCCGCCGGAGCGCCAGGGCACGGCCTCCGGCATCACCAACATGGGCGGCTTCGTCGCCTCCATGACGACGCTGCTCGCGATCGGCCTGCTCCTCGACGCGACCGGCCAGAACTATCGCGTGGCGTTCTCGGCGGTGTTCGTGCTCGAAGCGGTGGGGCTCTGCCAGATTCTGCGGCTGGGGTCCCGGGCGGTCCGCCGGGAGCGGGAGCGGCTGGTGGCCTCCCGGGTCGAGGCTGTCCACGTCCCTGCCTGA
- a CDS encoding GntR family transcriptional regulator, translating to MSVIAIKQPPAAERVYAYVKRAVLERRYEGGTLLTEGELAEAVGVSRTPVREALLKLEVEGLLRLYPKKGALVLPVSAQEITDVVETRLLVETHAVRKAVPAPTGLVERLEGLLSRQREQAAAGDLAGAAVTDRCFHAEIVRSGGNEILSRLYDQLRDRQLRMGVAVMHSHPDRIAKTLSEHEEILAALRCGDAEVAVSVVTRHVGWFQNLARGEVR from the coding sequence ATGTCAGTCATCGCCATCAAGCAGCCCCCCGCCGCGGAGCGCGTCTACGCGTATGTGAAGCGGGCCGTCCTGGAGCGCCGCTACGAGGGCGGCACGCTCCTCACCGAGGGTGAGCTGGCCGAGGCCGTGGGGGTCTCCCGCACGCCCGTACGGGAGGCGCTGCTGAAGCTTGAGGTGGAGGGGCTGCTGCGGCTCTACCCCAAGAAGGGGGCGCTCGTGCTGCCCGTCTCCGCGCAGGAGATCACGGACGTCGTCGAGACGCGGCTGCTCGTCGAGACGCACGCGGTGCGCAAGGCCGTGCCGGCGCCGACGGGGCTCGTGGAGCGGTTGGAGGGACTGCTCTCCCGGCAGCGGGAGCAGGCCGCGGCGGGGGATCTCGCCGGGGCGGCGGTCACCGACCGCTGCTTTCACGCGGAGATCGTGCGCAGCGGGGGGAACGAGATTCTCTCGCGGCTCTACGACCAGTTGCGGGACCGGCAGTTGAGGATGGGCGTGGCGGTGATGCATTCGCATCCCGACCGGATCGCCAAGACGCTCTCCGAGCACGAGGAGATTCTCGCGGCGTTGCGGTGCGGCGACGCCGAGGTGGCGGTCTCCGTGGTGACCCGGCATGTCGGGTGGTTCCAGAACCTGGCCCGGGGTGAGGTGCGGTGA